In Drosophila bipectinata strain 14024-0381.07 chromosome 2R, DbipHiC1v2, whole genome shotgun sequence, one genomic interval encodes:
- the ptc gene encoding protein patched, whose translation MDRDSLPRVPDTHGDVVDEKLFSDLYIRTSWVDAQVALDQIDKGKARGSRTAIYLRSVFQSHLEMLGSSVQKHAGKVLFVAILVLSTFCVGLKSAQIHSKVHQLWLQEGGQLEAELAYTRKTIGEDYSATHQMLIQTAHDPNASVLHPQALLAHLDVLIRATAVKVHLYDTEWGLRDICNMPSTPSFEGTFLIEQILKHLIPCSIITPLDCFWEGSQLLGPETAVVIPGLNQRLLWTTLNPASVMQFMKEKLSDQTTGFDFETVEQYMKRAGIGSGYMEKPCLNPMNPSCPDTAPNKNSTQPPDVGAILSGGCYGYAANYMHWPEQLIVGGAKRNRSGHLRKAQALQTVVQLMTEKEMFDQWLGHYKVHHLGWSQEKAAEVLNAWQRNFSREVEQLLRKKSRIGANYDIFVFSSAALDDILAKFSHPSVLSIVIGVAITTLYAFCTLLRWRDPVRGQSSVGVAGVLLMCFSTAAGLGLCALLGIVFNAASTQVVPFLALGLGVDHIFMLTAAYAESNRREQTKLILKKVGPSILFGACSTAGSFFAAAFIPVPALKVFCLQAAIVMCSNLAAAILVFPALISLDLRRRTAGRADIFCCCFPVWKEQPKVAAQPVLPLNNNGRAARHLKHCNNNRVPLPQPAQNPLLEQGEPKSSGYTLTTFSLSSFAFKYYAPFLMRSWVKFLAVMGFVVALIFSLYASTRLQDGLDIIDLVPKNSNEHKFLDAQTRLFGFYSMFAVTQGNFEYPTQQQLLRDYHDAFVRVPHVIKNDNGGLPDFWLLLFRDWLSNLQRIFDEEYRDGKLTKECWFPNASSDAILAYKLIVQTGHVDNSVDKDLVLTNRLVHSDGNINPRAFYNYLSAWATNDVFAYGASQGKLYPEPRQYYHQPNEYDLKIPKSLPLVYAQMPFYLHGLTDTSQIKTLIGHIRDISIKFEGFGLPNYPSGIPFMFWEQYMSLRSSLAMILACVFLAALVLVSLILLSVYAAVIVILSVLASLAQIFGAMTVLGIQLSAIPSVILILSVGMMLCFNVLISLGFMTSVGNRQRRVQLSMQMSLGPLVHGMLTSGVAVFMLSTSPFEFVIRHFCWLLLVVLCIGACNSLLVFPILLSMIGPEAELVPLEHPDRISTPSPLPVRSSKRSGKSYVVQGSRSSRGGCQKSHHHHNHKDANDPSLTTITEEPQSWKSSNSSIQMANDWNAPMAANCNGYQPAPRESRQSTYAAPPPAYHKATAPPLTPPTPPPAFQPAYPPELQSIVVQPEVTVETTHSDSNTTKVTATANIKVELVTPGRAVRSYNFTS comes from the exons GGCAAGGCGCGTGGCAGCCGTACGGCAATCTATCTGCGATCAGTATTCCAGTCCCACCTCGAAATGCTAGGCAGCTCCGTCCAGAAACATGCGGGCAAGGTGCTCTTCGTGGCCATCCTGGTCCTGAGCACCTTCTGTGTGGGCCTGAAGAGCGCCCAGATCCACTCCAAGGTGCACCAGCTGTGGCTGCAGGAGGGCGGCCAGCTGGAGGCAGAACTGGCCTACACACGAAAGACCATCGGCGAGGACTACTCCGCCACGCATCAGATGCTCATCCAGACGGCCCACGATCCGAATGCGTCCGTCCTGCATCCGCAGGCGCTGCTGGCCCATCTGGACGTCCTGATACGGGCCACTGCGGTGAAGGTGCATCTCTACGACACGGAATGGGGACTGCGGGACATATGCAACATGCCGTCCACGCCGTCCTTCGAGGGCACCTTCCTGATCGAGCAGATCCTGAAACATCTCATTCCGTGCTCGATCATCACGCCGTTGGACTGCTTCTGGGAAGGAAGTCAACTACTTGGTCCTGAAACGGCCGTGGTTATACC TGGCCTGAACCAGCGACTCTTATGGACTACCCTGAATCCCGCCTCCGTGATGCAATTCATGAAGGAAAAGCTGTCCGACCAGACGACTGGCTTCGACTTTGAGACCGTGGAACAGTACATGAAACGGGCTGGCATCGGCAGTGGCTACATGGAGAAGCCCTGCCTGAATCCCATGAATCCCAGTTGCCCGGACACTGCGCCGAACAAGAACAGCACCCAGCCCCCGGATGTGGGAGCCATCCTATCCGGAGGATGCTACGGATATGCGGCCAACTACATGCACTGGCCGGAACAGCTGATCGTGGGGGGAGCCAAGAGGAATCGCAGCGGGCACCTGAGAAAGGCCCAGGCCCTGCAGACGGTGGTCCAGCTGATGACCGAGAAGGAGATGTTCGACCAGTGGCTGGGACACTACAAGGTCCACCACCTCGGCTGGTCGCAGGAGAAGGCCGCCGAAGTGCTGAACGCCTGGCAGCGGAACTTCTCCCGCGAGGTGGAGCAACTGCTCCGCAAGAAGTCACGGATTGGCGCCAACTACGACATCTTTGTCTTCAGCTCGGCAGCCCTGGACGACATCCTGGCCAAGTTCTCGCACCCCAGTGTCCTGTCCATAGTAATTGGAGTGGCCATCACGACGCTATATGCCTTCTGCACTCTCCTCCGCTGGCGGGATCCTGTCCGGGGCCAGAGCAGCGTGGGCGTGGCCGGAGTCCTGCTCATGTGCTTCAGCACCGCCGCCGGCTTGGGGCTGTGCGCCCTGCTGGGCATCGTCTTCAATGCCGCCAGCACCCAGGTGGTGCCCTTCCTGGCCCTGGGACTGGGCGTGGACCACATCTTCATGCTGACGGCGGCCTATGCGGAGAGCAACCGCCGGGAGCAGACCAAGCTGATCCTGAAGAAGGTGGGACCCAGCATCCTGTTTGGTGCCTGCAGCACGGCGGGATCCTTCTTTGCGGCTGCCTTCATCCCGGTTCCGGCTCTGAAAGTCTTCTGCCTGCAAGCGGCCATAGTCATGTGCTCCAACCTGGCGGCAGCCATCCTGGTTTTCCCGGCTCTCATTTCGCTGGACTTGCGGCGACGCACCGCGGGACGGGCTGACATCTTCTGCTGCTGTTTCCCGGTCTGGAAGGAGCAGCCAAAGGTGGCGGCTCAGCCGGTACTTCCCCTGAACAACAACGGCCGGGCTGCCAGGCACCTCAAGCACTGCAACAACAACCGGGTGCCGCTCCCGCAGCCGGCCCAGAACCCACTGTTGGAGCAGGGGGAACCCAAGTCCTCGGGCTACACGCTGACCACTTTCTCGTTGTCCAGTTTTGCCTTTAAGTACTATGCCCCGTTCCTGATGCGCAGCTGGGTGAAGTTCCTGGCTGTCATGGGCTTCGTGGTGGCCCTGATCTTCAGCCTGTACGCCTCCACGCGGCTGCAGGACGGCCTGGACATCATCGACCTGGTGCCGAAGAACAGCAACGAACACAAGTTCCTGGATGCCCAGACGCGACTCTTCGGCTTCTACAGCATGTTCGCCGTGACCCAGGGCAACTTCGAGTATCCCACCCAGCAGCAGTTGCTGAGGGATTACCATGATGCCTTCGTCCGGGTGCCGCATGTCATCAAGAACGACAACGGCGGACTACCGGACTTCTGGCTGCTGCTCTTCCGCGACTGGCTGAGCAACCTGCAGCGGATATTCGACGAGGAGTATCGCGACGGAAAGCTAACCAAGGAGTGCTGGTTCCCCAATGCCAGCAGCGACGCCATCCTGGCCTACAAGCTCATCGTCCAGACGGGTCACGTGGACAATTCGGTGGACAAGGACCTGGTGCTCACCAATCGGCTGGTCCACAGTGACGGCAACATCAACCCGAGAGCCTTCTACAACTACCTGTCAGCATGGGCCACCAACGATGTCTTTGCCTATGGAGCTTCACAG GGAAAACTGTATCCTGAACCGCGTCAGTATTATCACCAGCCCAACGAGTACGATCTGAAGATACCCAAAAGTCTGCCCCTGGTCTATGCCCAGATGCCGTTCTACCTGCACGGCCTTACGGACACCTCGCAAATCAAGACTCTGATAGGTCATATCCGTGACATAAGCATCAAGTTCGAAGGCTTTGGTCTCCCCAATTATCCTTCGG GTATTCCTTTCATGTTCTGGGAACAGTACATGTCCCTGCGCTCTTCGCTGGCCATGATCCTGGCCTGCGTGTTCCTGGCTGCTTTGGTGTTGGTCTCCCTCATCCTGCTCTCCGTCTACGCTGCGGTTATCGTCATCCTGAGTGTCCTGGCCTCGCTGGCCCAGATCTTTGGAGCCATGACTGTGCTGGGGATTCAGTTGTCGGCTATCCCATCGGTTATCCTGATTCTCAGCGTGGGCATGATGCTGTGCTTCAATGTTTTGATATCCTTG GGCTTCATGACCTCTGTGGGCAATCGACAGCGCCGCGTCCAGCTGAGTATGCAGATGTCGTTGGGCCCGCTGGTCCATGGGATGCTGACCTCCGGCGTGGCAGTCTTTATGCTGTCCACCTCGCCCTTTGAGTTCGTCATCCGACACTTTTGCTGGCTCCTGCTGGTGGTCCTCTGCATTGGCGCCTGCAACAGCCTCCTGGTGTTCCCCATCCTGTTGAGCATGATCGGTCCGGAGGCGGAGCTTGTGCCGCTGGAGCATCCCGACCGGATATCGACACCCTCGCCGCTGCCTGTCAGGAGCAGCAAGCGATCGGGCAAGTCGTATGTGGTCCAGGGATCCAGATCCTCGCGCGGTGGATGCCAGAAatcccaccaccaccacaaccacaAGGATGCAAACGATCCCTCGCTGACGACCATCACCGAGGAGCCGCAGTCCTGGAAGTCCAGCAACTCCTCCATCCAGATGGCCAACGACTGGAATGCGCCAATGGCGGCCAATTGCAATGGCTACCAGCCGGCGCCGAGGGAATCGCGACAGTCCACCTATGCGGCCCCACCTCCCGCATACCACAAAGCCACCGCGCCACCGTTAACACCCCCAACGCCGCCGCCCGCCTTCCAGCCGGCCTATCCGCCGGAGCTGCAGAGCATCGTGGTGCAGCCGGAGGTGACGGTGGAGACGACACACTCGGACAGTAACACCACCAAGGTGACGGCCACGGCCAACATCAAGGTGGAGCTGGTGACGCCCGGACGGGCGGTGCGCAGCTACAACTTTACAAGTTAG
- the LOC108131582 gene encoding uncharacterized protein yields the protein MSDVFDDFITLTPLNCVQQVNSLLATEPPKQQGCGLFLSLFGVYCGVLIYRAYRNYCRDREAIANQNHVTAKIEVISSVPTPSLVSEHASSQTPILLQPVSGTSASDMRWRYGNPQKASTAFRVGSEDEEEIQHKRHVLEKGATTASTVSIATSTTMARPAAHDGESTKTSKTPFRT from the exons ATGTCAGACGTTTTCGACGATTTTATCACCCTGACGCCCCTCAACTGTGTCCAGCAGGTCAACTCCCTGCTGGCCACCGAGCCACCCAAACAACAAGGATGCGGCCTGTTCCTGTCGCTCTTCGGCGTGTACTGTGGGGTGCTCATCTACCGGGCCTATCGTAACTATTGCCGGGATCGGGAAGCCATCGCAAACCAGAACCATGTGACGGCGAAGATCGAGGTCATTAGCAGCGTACCAACGCCCAGTCTGGTGAGTGAGCATGCTTCCTCGCAGACGCCCATCTTGCTGCAGCCCGTCAGCGGCACCTCCGCAAGCGATATGAG ATGGCGATATGGGAATCCCCAAAAGGCTTCAACGGCATTCCGGGTTGGCTCAGAGGATGAAGAGGAAATCCAGCATAAGAGGCATGTATTGGAGAAAGGAGCCACTACGGCCAGCACGGTCTCCATAGCAACGTCCACCACGATGGCGAGACCGGCGGCTCACGACGGAGAGTCCACCAAGACCTCCAAGACTCCCTTTAGAACATGA